The DNA region CGGCGATGGTGTATCTCGCCTCCGACGACGCGTCCTGGGTGACGGGCAGCGCGCTGACCGTGGACGGCGGTCTGACGTCCGGTATCTGGGGCTGAGCGCGTCGCGGGTCGGCCGCGGTCCACGGATGCGGCTGCGCCGCGCGTCGAGGACCGCGGCCGCCGTGCGTGCCGAGAAAGCTCGAGGGCAGAACCACGGCCACACTTCTCGATTCGTGCCGGTCTCGTCTCGTACCGACGATGCGGGGACCCGTCTCGGCCGGGTCCCCGATGGGCCGACGTCAGTACGATCGAGGCAGCCCCAGCACCTTGGTGGCGACGAACGCCTTGATCATGTTGTTGCTCACCGGGGCGACCTGGAACATGCGGGTCTCCCGGAACTTGCGCTCCACGTCGAACCGGTCGACGAAGCCGTAGCCGCCATGGGTGTCCAGGCAGGTGTTCGCCGCGGCCCAACTCGCTTCCGAGGCCAGGTGTTTGGCCATGTTGGCTTCCGCGCCGCAGGGAAGACCGGACTCGAACAGTCGCGCAGCTTCGTAGCGCATCATGTCGGCGGCGCGCACCTTCATGTAGGCGTCGGCCAGTGGGAACTGGACGCCCTGGTTGGCGCCGATCCGACGGCCGAACACCTCTCGGGCGTTGGCGTAGTCCACCGCCCGCTCGATGAACCAGTACCCGTCACCGATCGCCTCGGACGCCAGCAGGATGCGTTCGGCGTTCCAGCCGTCGATGACGTACCGGAATCCGTCGTCCACCGTTCCGATGACGTGGTCGGCCGGCACCCGCAGGCCGTCGTAGACCAACGAGTTGGTCGCGTAGTTGAACATGGTGCGGACCTTGGTGACCTGCAGGGACTCCGGTTGTCCGGCCCGCACCTCCCGCAGGTCGACCAGGAACAGGGTCAGGCCCCGGGTCTTGTCGGTGCCCTTGTCGCTGGTCCGGGCCAGGACGAGGGCCAGGTCGGACTCGTCGATGCGACTCGTCCAGTTCTTGGCCCCGGTGATGAGGTAGTCGTCCCCGTCCCGGACCGCGGTGGTGGTGATGCTGGTGGTGTCCGACCCGGCCGACTCCTCGGTGACCGAGAAGGCCTGCAGCCGGAGCTCGCCCCGGGCGATGGCCGGCAGGTAACGGTCCTTGAGGAACCGGCTGCCGTGCCGCAGCAGAGCGCCCATCGTGTACATCTGCGCGTGACAGGCGGCCGAGTGACCGCCGGATTTGTTGATCTCTTCCATGATCACGCTGGCCTTGGTCAGACCCAGGCCCAGCCCGCCGTATTCGGTCGGGATGAGCGCCGACAACAGGCCCGCGGCGGTCAGGGTGTCCACGAACTCCTGTGGATAGCGACGGTTCCGGTCGGTCTCTCTCCAGTACTCGTCCGGGAACGCGGCGCACAACCGGCGGACCTTCTCGCGGAGTTCCTCCACGGACCCGTCGGGGTGCGTCGTCTCGATCTCCGGGTGGTGGGGCATCGTCGCTCCTTCATGCCGGGCTGCCGTCGTCGGCCGCGCTGCTCGGGCTCAGACTAACCAAATATATTCTGTACGCCAGGGCGGGTGGTTCAGGTCACTGAGAGTTGCATCAAGGCAGTTCAAAGCCCATTCTGGGCCGACATCGCAGAATATTTTCAGACGACACCGGCGCCAGCGGCGGCGACCGGGGCAGGAGGCGGCAGTGAGCGAAGCGTCGGAGTCCCGGGTCGTGCCCGGGTGGACGGGGCGGTTGTACGAGGACTTCGCGGTGGGCGACGTCTACTACCACCCGTTCGGCAAGACGGTCACCGAGACCGACAACCAGTGGTTCACCCTGCTCACCCAGAACGTGGCCAAGACCCACGTGGACGCCCATTTCGCCGAGCAGACCGAGTTCGGTCGGCCGCTGGTCAACTCGACGTTTCTCCTGGCCCTGGTCACCGGGCAGTCGACGATCGACCTGTCGATGAACGTGTTCGCGAACCTCGGCTGGGACGAGGTCCGGATGCCGCATCCGGTCTTCGTCGGGGACACCATCTATTCGCGGTCGAAGGTCCTCGAACTCCGGGCCTCGGCGTCCCGTCCGGGCGTGGGTCTGGTGACGGTGGCCAGCGAGGGTTTCAACCAGGACGGCGCGATCGTGATCAGTTACCGGCGCACCTTCATGGTGTACCGCCAGGGCCACCTCCCGGCGGTCGACGACGTCCGGCCCGACGAGTCCAGCCTTCCGGACGTGGCTCGATGAGCATGAGCTCCGCCCCGTCGGCCGGCGTCGACCCCGTCGCCCAGGTCGCCGGTGCGGTCACCGCCCTGTTCGTCCCCGGCGACCGCCCGGACCGGTACGCCAAGGCCGCGACCTCGGGTGCGGACGTCGTCGTCATCGACCTGGAGGATGCGGTGGCCCCCCCGGCCAAGTTCGGGGCCCGACTGGCTGCCACGCGGGCGCTCGGCGCGCCGGACGACGACCGGGCCCGGGCGCTGGTCCGGGTGAACGCCGCCGACTCGGGCCTCTTCGCCGCCGAGATCGAAGCGCTGCTCGCGACCGCCCGGCTGTCCCGGTCCGGACTGCTGGGCGTCATGCTGCCCAAGTCCGAGGACCCGTCCGTCGTCGCCGACGTGGTCACCCGGTTTGCCGCAATCGAAAAGCCTGTGGCTGTCGTTCCTCTCGTCGAGTCGGCCCGTGGAGTCCTGCGGGCCGCCGAACTCGCCGCGGTTCCCGGGGTCACCCGGCTCGCCCTCGGGGCCATCGATCTGACCGTCGATGTGGGTGCCGATCTGGAGAGCCCGGTCGTCACCCATGCGATGGCCCATCTGGTGCTGGCGTCCCGGGCGGCTCGGATCGCCGCGCCGCTGGACAGCCCGTCGACCGCCATCACGGATCTCGCGCTCGTCGGCGACGCCGCCCGGGTGGCCCGTTCGGCCGGGTTCGGCGGCAAGCTCTGCATCCACCCTCGGCAGGTGGCCGCCGTGCGGGCGGCGTTCGCGCCCACCGAGGAGCAGCTCGCCTGGGCCCGTTCGGTTCTGGCCGCCGGGGAGGCCGCCGTCCAGATCGACGGCCGGATGATCGACAAGCCGGTGATCGCGGCGGCCCGCCGGATCCTGCGGCTGGCCGGGACGGACGCGTCGTGAGCCGGCGACTCCCCCTCGCGGGACTGACCGTCGTCGCCCTGGAACAGGCGGTCGCGGCCCCGTTCGCCACCCGCCAACTCGCCGACCTGGGCGCTCGCGTCATCAAGATCGAACGCGATTCCGGCGATTTCGCTCGCGGCTACGACACCAAGGTCCGGGGGATGGCCAGCTATTTCGTCTGGCTCAACCGCGGCAAGGAGAGCGTCGTGCTGGACCTCAAGTCCACCGTCGGCCGGGAAGCGTTACGGGCCCTCGTCTCCTCCGCGGACGTCCTGGTGCAGAACCTCGCTCCCGGTGCCGTCGAACGCCTGGGGTTCGGCCCCGACGACGCCCTGGAGCTCAACCCGCGCCTGGTGCACGCGTCCATCTCCGGCTACGGCCGCGGCGGCAGCTACGAGCAGAAGAAGGCCTACGACCTGCTGGTGCAGTGCGAAGCGGGTCTGCTCAGCCTCACCGGCACCCCGGACGGCCCCGCCAAGGTCGGCGTGTCCATCGCGGACATCTGCGCCGGCATGTACACCTACAGCGGGATTCTCACCGCACTGCTCGACCGCGCGGTCACCGGGAAGGGGGACGTCATCGAGGTCTCCATGCTCGAAGCGCTGGGCGAATGGATGAGCCAGCCCTACCTGTACGCCGAGTACGGGGGCAGCGCACCGCCGCGAAGCGGCGCCCAGCACGCGAGCATCGCGCCGTACGGCCCGTTCCGGGTGGCCGACGGAACGGTGTTCCTCGGTATTCAGAACGACCGCGAATGGGCGCAGTTCTGCCGCATCGTGCTGGATCGGCCGGAGCTGGTGGACGACCCGCTCTTCGCGGGCAACGCCCGCCGTGTCGACCAGCGGGCCGCCCTGCACGAAGCCATCGACCAGGTGCTGCAGCATCTGCCGGCCGAGCAGGTACTGGCCCGGTTGGACGCCGCGGGGATCGCGAACGCCCGACTGCGGACGATGGCGGAATTCGCCCGGCACCCTCAGCTCGAGGAGCGCGGGCGCTGGCGAACGGTCGACACCCCCGTGGGACCCGTTCGAAGCCTCATTCCGCCGGTCAGCTCGCGGAGTGTGGACCTGAGCTGGGGGTCGGTACCCGAACTCGGCCAGCACACCGCGTCGGTTCTCGCCGAACTCGGCATCGCGCCGACGGACCCCGATCGGCTCACCCCGACGGCGGATCCGGGTACTCGGAACCGGTGATGGTCGACGAGCCGACAGCTCGCCGTGGGGCGGGCGGGCGCCAGCGGCTCAGCGACAAAGCCGCGTCCTACGTCCGGGGTCTGATCATGTCCGGTCAGCTTCGTCCCGGGGCCGGCGTTCGTCCGGAGATCGTGGGTCAGGCGCTGGGCATCTCCGCCACCCCGGCCCGCGAGGCGCTGCAGGCGTTACGGGTCGAAGGATTCCTGCTCTCGGTGCCGCAACAGGGTTTCCAGGTCGCCCCGCTGACCGGCCAGGACATCCGGGACCTGTTCCAGGCCCAGGCGCTGATCGCCGGTGAACTGGCCGCACGCGCGGCCCGGGCGGCCACCCAGAGCCAGGTCAGGGAACTCGAGGCGCTGCACCATGAGCTGATCGCCGCCGCCGCCCGGAACGACCACCCGCAGTTGGAGGAGAAGAACCACGCCTTCCACCGGGAGATCAATCTGGTCGCCGGGTCACCCAGGATCGCCGGCGTGCTGGGCATGTTGACCCGTTACGTGCCGCACGACTTCTATGCGGAGATCACCGGTTGGCCGAGGGCCACCATCGACGACCACGAACAGATCCTGCGTGGCATCCAGATCCGGGACGCCGATCACAGCCGGCAGGCCATGCAGCGGCACATCACCCACGCGGGGGAGTTGCTGGCCCGCCACTTCGAGGAGCGGTCCCCGGACGGCGCGGGGCTGCGGCCCTAAAAGGCGGCCGGCGGTGACCAGCGGCCCAGGGATGGCACGATCCGCCGCCCGACGCAAATCTCCGACCGGGCCGGACGACTGCACCACCAGGCGTACCCGGTGAGGCAGAGCAGCAGCCACCCGGTGCCGGCGAGAGCGCCCCCGACCACGTCGGTGGCCCAGTGCACGCCCAGGTACAGCCGGCTCAGACCGATCGTCAGGACCGCGACGACGGCGAGTACCCGGACCATCAGCTGCTGCCACCTCCGGTGCAGCAGCGGGGCGAACACCGCGGCCAGCACTCCCAGGACGGCCGCGGAGGCCACCGCATGACCGGAGGGGAACGACTGGTTGCTCTCGACGGCCAGCCGGAACTCCGCGGGCGGCCGTACCCGACCCACGATCGGCTTGGCGATCAGGACGATCAGGCCGGCGCCCGCCGTCACCACCAGGACGAGGACGGCTTCGGCCCGACGGCGCCGCCAGACGAGGAAGACGGCCGCCGCCCCGGCGAGGACCGCCATCACGCCCGTGCTCCCCACGTCCGAGGCGATCGTGGCCACCGCGGTCCGCAGTGGCGTGCGCTGCGCGATCAGGGCGGACCAGACCGGCCGATCGATCACCGTCAGGCCGTCACCCTCGGCCGCCGCGTCGGTCAGCAGGGCGAGGACCAGCGCCATCAGCGCGAGCACGGCGCCGCGCAGGACGAGGAACTCGGTCAGCCGGGTGGTGTGGCGTGGCCGCAGACGGGGCAGGGCGAGGAGCCCGAGGAGGGCCAGCGTGGCCGCCGCGTACGGCCCCCAGGTCGCGACGCTCATGCGGACACCACGCCGTTCCAGGCGGCTTCCGCGCCGCTGTGGCCGATCAGGATCACCTGCACGGTGATGCCGGCCGCCACCACCACGGCGGCCACGCGGAGAATCACCGGCGCCCAGCAGGGGAGCGGCCCGAAGCGACCGGGTTCCGGTCGCTCGCTCTGCCGCCACCACCACAGCCCGAGCGCGACGAGCACCGCCCCCGCGGCCCATGGCAGCAGCCCGTCGGCGTACTCGGCGTGCTGCCGGATGAGATCGCTGTGCCCCAGGCGCTTTTCGAGCTTCTCGCCGGACTCGGTGGACAGCGGTACCAGGCCGAGCGTGCCCACGGCGAGCGCGAGCGGCCCCCAGCCCGCCCACCGCCGGAACCGTGGCCACAGGGCCGTCAGCAGCAGGGCAGCGGCCGTGGCCGGGACGGCGACCACCGTCGCGTGCACCACGAGCGGGTGCAGCGGCAGGCCGAAGAAGGTGTCGAACATGAGCTCTCCCCGAGACGTGTGCTGCCGCCCATGCTCACGGGGGGTTCTCAGGGAGTTCTCAGTGCGACCGGTCCGGCCGGGTCAGGTGCGGGCCGCCGTCACCATCGCGGCCGCGAACCGGTCGGCCGTGCCGTCCGGGGCTTGCGGCAGGAAGACCGACGGCTCGACCAGTTCCAACTCGAGCAGCAGCGGTTCGCCGCCCGGTCCGGGGACGACGTCGACCCGGGCGTAGAGCAGCTCGTCCCCGCCCGGTACGGCGTCCGCGGCACAGGCCAGGGCCCGCGCGGCGACGTCGAGCTGGGCGGCCGTCGCCGTCCGCGGCGACATCTGCTCCAGTGCGAACAGCTTGTCGGTGATGGCCCCACCGGCGGAGAGCAGCGGTCCCTTGCGGGCGGCGTGACTGAAGGTGCCGCCGAGGAACAGCAGGGCGGTCTCGCCGGCGTCGTCGACGGCCGCCTGGTACGGCTGCACCAGCACGGCGCGGCCGTCGTCGAGCAGGCGCCGGGCATGATCGGTGGCCTGGTCGAGCTCGGTCGGCCGGTAGCGGGCCGTGTCGCGGCTGCCGGCCGAGATCGTCGGCTTGACGACCAGTTCCCCGTCCGTCGGCAACTCGATCGGGTCACCCGGCCGCAGGACGGTCGTCGGGACGATCGGCACCCCGGCCGCCGCGAGGTCCGTCAGGTAGGTCTTGTCGCTGTTCCACCGGACGACCGGCGGCCCGTTGCGCAGGCGGGTGACGGCGGCCACCTGCTCGGTCCAGGCCAGGAATTTCTGATGGTGGAACGTGTAGTCCCAGGTGGAGCGCAGCACGGCGAGGTCGTAGGCGGCCCAGTCGACCGTCGCGTCGTCCCAGTCGACGACGTCGGCGGCCGCCCCGGCCCGGGCGAGGGCCGGCAACAGCAGGGGTTCGTCGTCGTCGGTGCCGCGGGCCCGGGCCGAACTGACGATGGCGATGCGCATGCGGGGAAGCTCCTGGGGATCAGCGGTGGTAGATGGTGGTCGAGGTGTGGCTGGGCACGGCGACGCAGCCCCAGACGATGCTGATCACCCACATCAACGGCGCCCACACGATCCAGATCAGCCCGAGGGTGAGGAGGCCGAAGAAGATCCCGCCGAAGAACGAGATCGCGAGCATGATCAGCGCCCCGGGAACCGTGGAGTAGAGCATCCCGAGCGGGCCGAAGAAGAACGTCAACAGGAACGCGATGCCGACCGACTTGGGGGCCCCGACGTTGACGACGGTCGTCGTCGACGAGGGCCAGCCGCCACCCCAGGCAGCGACCGGGGCGCTGGGGGACGCCCAGGTGTGACCGTCCCACCACCGCGGCTGCGGGCCGCCGGCCGGGTCCGGGTACCACCCCGGAGGCACCGTCGGAGCCGATGCCCGAGCGCCGAACGAGGGGGCGGCCGCGAATGCCTGGGTCGCCGGCTTGTCGAGGGAGACCCCGGCCAACCCGAAGGACGTCGGCGGGGCGGCGGCCACCGTCGGGTCGATCACCGGACGGCGGTGCTCGGTCCACTGGGCACCGTTCCACCAGCGCTCGGCGCCCGGTTCCTCGACGTCGGGGTACCAGCCGGCCGGAACAGCGCCGGACGGGGAGCTGGGGTAGGAGGCGCTCATCGACACTTCTCTCGCCGCGGGGTCCGCTCGGCTGCCACAGACGGGGCGCCGACCGGGGTACGAGGCCGACGGTAACGCCCCGGTCCGACAGCGGGGAACTCGTCCGCCCGGCCCGGCGCGGCGGGCCGGGCGGGGCCGGGGACCGCAAGATCTCGGTGGCCGACGGGGCTCGGCGGGAGGCTCTGCGGTGCCGTGGCCCGTCGCTCGAAGGTCCGTCGCCGTCGGATGCGGTGGGGTGGGTACGGGCCGGCCGGCTGGCCCGCGGCCACATCCCGACGGAACCGGGCGTGGGTCACCGACGGGTAGTCTGACGTGCGGATCCAGGTTGCTCGACGGCGCTCTCGCGCGCCCGGAGCGGGCCGGGTCCGAGCGGGACGGGGCGGTCGGTGCGGGTGCCGACGGCCTCGGGAACAAGCGCACGGAACTTGAGGAAGCGGGCATCTCGTGGGTCTGGTCGTCCAGAAGTACGGCGGTTCGTCGGTCGGGACGGCCGAACGGATCAAGCGCGTCGCCGAGCGCATCGTCGCCACCGCCAAGGACGGCAACCAGGTCGTCGTCGTGGTCAGCGCCATGGGCGACACCACCGACGAGCTGATGGACCTCGCCCAGCAGGTGTCCCCGGTGCCGCCGGCGCGCGAACTCGACATGCTGCTGACCTCGGGTGAGCGCATCTCCAACGCCCTGGTTGCCATGGCCATCAGTTCCCTCGGGGCCGAGGCGCGCTCGTTCACCGGCTCGCAGGCCGGGGTCATCACCGATTCCAGCCACGGCAAGGCCCGCATCATCGACGTCACCCCCGGCCGCATCCAGGCCGCCCTGGCGGACGGGGCCATCGCCCTGGTCGCCGGGTTCCAGGGCGTCAGCCAGGACACCAAGGACATCACGACGCTGGGCCGCGGCGGCTCGGACACCACCGCGGTCGCGCTGGCCGCGGCGCTGAAGGCCGACGTCTGCGAGATCTACACCGACGTCGACGGCGTGTTCAGCGCCGACCCGCGCATCGTCCCGGACGCCGCGAAGCTCGACACCATCACCTACGAGGAGATGCTCGAGATGGCCGCCTCG from Nakamurella flava includes:
- a CDS encoding ATP-grasp domain-containing protein, which encodes MRIAIVSSARARGTDDDEPLLLPALARAGAAADVVDWDDATVDWAAYDLAVLRSTWDYTFHHQKFLAWTEQVAAVTRLRNGPPVVRWNSDKTYLTDLAAAGVPIVPTTVLRPGDPIELPTDGELVVKPTISAGSRDTARYRPTELDQATDHARRLLDDGRAVLVQPYQAAVDDAGETALLFLGGTFSHAARKGPLLSAGGAITDKLFALEQMSPRTATAAQLDVAARALACAADAVPGGDELLYARVDVVPGPGGEPLLLELELVEPSVFLPQAPDGTADRFAAAMVTAART
- a CDS encoding phosphatase PAP2 family protein, whose translation is MSVATWGPYAAATLALLGLLALPRLRPRHTTRLTEFLVLRGAVLALMALVLALLTDAAAEGDGLTVIDRPVWSALIAQRTPLRTAVATIASDVGSTGVMAVLAGAAAVFLVWRRRRAEAVLVLVVTAGAGLIVLIAKPIVGRVRPPAEFRLAVESNQSFPSGHAVASAAVLGVLAAVFAPLLHRRWQQLMVRVLAVVAVLTIGLSRLYLGVHWATDVVGGALAGTGWLLLCLTGYAWWCSRPARSEICVGRRIVPSLGRWSPPAAF
- a CDS encoding DUF2231 domain-containing protein → MFDTFFGLPLHPLVVHATVVAVPATAAALLLTALWPRFRRWAGWGPLALAVGTLGLVPLSTESGEKLEKRLGHSDLIRQHAEYADGLLPWAAGAVLVALGLWWWRQSERPEPGRFGPLPCWAPVILRVAAVVVAAGITVQVILIGHSGAEAAWNGVVSA
- a CDS encoding GntR family transcriptional regulator; protein product: MVDEPTARRGAGGRQRLSDKAASYVRGLIMSGQLRPGAGVRPEIVGQALGISATPAREALQALRVEGFLLSVPQQGFQVAPLTGQDIRDLFQAQALIAGELAARAARAATQSQVRELEALHHELIAAAARNDHPQLEEKNHAFHREINLVAGSPRIAGVLGMLTRYVPHDFYAEITGWPRATIDDHEQILRGIQIRDADHSRQAMQRHITHAGELLARHFEERSPDGAGLRP
- a CDS encoding HpcH/HpaI aldolase/citrate lyase family protein, giving the protein MSMSSAPSAGVDPVAQVAGAVTALFVPGDRPDRYAKAATSGADVVVIDLEDAVAPPAKFGARLAATRALGAPDDDRARALVRVNAADSGLFAAEIEALLATARLSRSGLLGVMLPKSEDPSVVADVVTRFAAIEKPVAVVPLVESARGVLRAAELAAVPGVTRLALGAIDLTVDVGADLESPVVTHAMAHLVLASRAARIAAPLDSPSTAITDLALVGDAARVARSAGFGGKLCIHPRQVAAVRAAFAPTEEQLAWARSVLAAGEAAVQIDGRMIDKPVIAAARRILRLAGTDAS
- a CDS encoding CaiB/BaiF CoA transferase family protein, with amino-acid sequence MSRRLPLAGLTVVALEQAVAAPFATRQLADLGARVIKIERDSGDFARGYDTKVRGMASYFVWLNRGKESVVLDLKSTVGREALRALVSSADVLVQNLAPGAVERLGFGPDDALELNPRLVHASISGYGRGGSYEQKKAYDLLVQCEAGLLSLTGTPDGPAKVGVSIADICAGMYTYSGILTALLDRAVTGKGDVIEVSMLEALGEWMSQPYLYAEYGGSAPPRSGAQHASIAPYGPFRVADGTVFLGIQNDREWAQFCRIVLDRPELVDDPLFAGNARRVDQRAALHEAIDQVLQHLPAEQVLARLDAAGIANARLRTMAEFARHPQLEERGRWRTVDTPVGPVRSLIPPVSSRSVDLSWGSVPELGQHTASVLAELGIAPTDPDRLTPTADPGTRNR
- a CDS encoding acyl-CoA dehydrogenase family protein, which produces MPHHPEIETTHPDGSVEELREKVRRLCAAFPDEYWRETDRNRRYPQEFVDTLTAAGLLSALIPTEYGGLGLGLTKASVIMEEINKSGGHSAACHAQMYTMGALLRHGSRFLKDRYLPAIARGELRLQAFSVTEESAGSDTTSITTTAVRDGDDYLITGAKNWTSRIDESDLALVLARTSDKGTDKTRGLTLFLVDLREVRAGQPESLQVTKVRTMFNYATNSLVYDGLRVPADHVIGTVDDGFRYVIDGWNAERILLASEAIGDGYWFIERAVDYANAREVFGRRIGANQGVQFPLADAYMKVRAADMMRYEAARLFESGLPCGAEANMAKHLASEASWAAANTCLDTHGGYGFVDRFDVERKFRETRMFQVAPVSNNMIKAFVATKVLGLPRSY
- a CDS encoding DUF2510 domain-containing protein, giving the protein MSASYPSSPSGAVPAGWYPDVEEPGAERWWNGAQWTEHRRPVIDPTVAAAPPTSFGLAGVSLDKPATQAFAAAPSFGARASAPTVPPGWYPDPAGGPQPRWWDGHTWASPSAPVAAWGGGWPSSTTTVVNVGAPKSVGIAFLLTFFFGPLGMLYSTVPGALIMLAISFFGGIFFGLLTLGLIWIVWAPLMWVISIVWGCVAVPSHTSTTIYHR
- a CDS encoding MaoC family dehydratase; protein product: MSEASESRVVPGWTGRLYEDFAVGDVYYHPFGKTVTETDNQWFTLLTQNVAKTHVDAHFAEQTEFGRPLVNSTFLLALVTGQSTIDLSMNVFANLGWDEVRMPHPVFVGDTIYSRSKVLELRASASRPGVGLVTVASEGFNQDGAIVISYRRTFMVYRQGHLPAVDDVRPDESSLPDVAR